The following DNA comes from Sandaracinaceae bacterium.
TTGTGGAGCGTCAGCCCGATGCGGTGGTCCGTCACCCGGTTCTGGGGGTAGTTGTACGTGCGGATCTTCTCGCTGCGGTCGCCGCTGCCCACCATCGCGCGGCGCTCGGCGCCGATCTCGGCGGCCTGCTTCTCTTGCTCGGCCTGCAGCAGCTTCATGCGCAGCAGCTGCAGCGCCTTGGCTTTGTTCTGGTGCTGGCTGCGCTCGTTGTCCGCGCGGATGATGATGCCCGTGGGCAGGTGCTTCACGATGACCGCGCTGTTGGTCATGTTCACGTGCTGACCGCCCGGTCCGCCGGCCCCCGTCGCGCTGATGTCGAGGTCCTTCGGGTCGATGTGGATGTCCTCGATGGCCTCGGTCTCGGGCATGACGGCCACGGTGGCCGTGGACGTGTGGATGCGCCCCTGGCTCTCGGTGGCGGGCACCCGCTGCACACGATGCACGCCGCCTTCGAAGCGCATGACCGAGTACACCCGCTCACCGCTGAGCGTGGCCACCACTTCCTTGAGCCCGCCTGCGCTGGCCTCGCTCTTGCTGATGAGCTCCACCTTCCAGCCCACCGTCTCTGCATAGCGGCTGTACATGCGGAACAGGTCCGCCGCCCACAGCGCCGCCTCCTCGCCACCCGCGCCCGCGCGGATCTCGAGCACGCAGTCGCTCTGATCGTCTGGGTCCTTCGGCAGGAGCGCGATGTTGAGCGCCGCCTCGAGCCGCTCGCGCTCGGCGCTCAGCTCGGGGATCTCGAGCTCGGCCAGCTCACGCAGCTCCGCGTCGTTGAGGGCCTCGCGGTGACCGGCCAGGTCGTCCGTCACCTGTTGGTAGCGCTGGTAGAGCGTGACCACCTCTTCCAGGTCGCTGCGCTCGCGCGTGAGCTGCGTGAGCCGCTTGGCGTCAGCCAGCACGTCGGGTTGGCAGAGGATCTCTTCGGTGTCGCGGTAGCGCGCCACCAGCGACTCGAGCTTGGCGATGGGCAGCATGGGTCAGGCGGCGCTTCGCAGCGCGGGCAGGGCCTCCGTGAAGCCCTCGAAGGACGGAAACACGAGCACGGCGTCTCCGCTGGGAGCCTCCTCGCCCTGGTCACCGCGCCACGCGGCGGCCTGCAGCGCGGTGATCGCTACCTCGATCTGCTGGTCGTCCGGCTCGCGCGTGGTGATCTTCTGGAAGAGGAAGCCTGGCCACAGGAACACGCGCAGCGGCCCGGTGGTGCAGAAGCGCGCGCTGAGGCGCTGCAGCTCGAAGCTGAGCGCGGAGATGAAGGGCAGGAGCGCGATTCGCAGCAACAGCACGGAGAGGTTGCCCGTGAGGCCCTCGGCGTTGGGCAGCAGCAGGGGCGCCGCGACGGAGCCAGCCACGATGG
Coding sequences within:
- the prfA gene encoding peptide chain release factor 1; translated protein: MLPIAKLESLVARYRDTEEILCQPDVLADAKRLTQLTRERSDLEEVVTLYQRYQQVTDDLAGHREALNDAELRELAELEIPELSAERERLEAALNIALLPKDPDDQSDCVLEIRAGAGGEEAALWAADLFRMYSRYAETVGWKVELISKSEASAGGLKEVVATLSGERVYSVMRFEGGVHRVQRVPATESQGRIHTSTATVAVMPETEAIEDIHIDPKDLDISATGAGGPGGQHVNMTNSAVIVKHLPTGIIIRADNERSQHQNKAKALQLLRMKLLQAEQEKQAAEIGAERRAMVGSGDRSEKIRTYNYPQNRVTDHRIGLTLHNLDRVVAGELSDVFQALRSHHQAELLSRRED